One window of the Hoplias malabaricus isolate fHopMal1 chromosome Y, fHopMal1.hap1, whole genome shotgun sequence genome contains the following:
- the LOC136678509 gene encoding macrophage mannose receptor 1-like, which yields MDSDLEVLILVPAASHSVANWTSRLKESNKTTSSAASRHRVLRPPNQTPSVTWLRRDPREGKELVLCSTESALFLLDPRFNYQSDSLLQYPRIDLTGEAEGCDPPIVGTHLPICLLKKGNLQSASPEALPPMSMRYCKDVSARTAHNIQSLEKPGANFIHPRGIYSAPVGVYNITMATTLTFLLLLLLLSGFSPADQSRLRTFHLIEKKMIQSEARAACRTNYTDLVTVYSEEDNAALSDLTKTSNDTPWIGLYRSQPRAKWSNGDNVTFSDLKGDCGTGPCCAAVKADGSWESLKCTENRTFMCYKQDATDLTFSYSLVLESLTWYEAQSHCRENYTDLVSIRDQTQNEEVKKEGRYSSGSFWIGLLTDDWEWSDGGRSAYRNWGTYQPRAPSSTSNSYIHVSAEPMNWESALDYCSKENRSSVLRIESDLDQKEVERELRRRGVSGTLWLGLGQSRLFGFWIWTNGISVGPFSNWVGGRAPEAPLSQNCGAIDTEKGFKWRDRDCRSKYRVLCEEN from the exons atggactcggacttggaggtgctgatcctcgtCCCTGCCGCTTCACACTCGGTTGCAAACTGGACGTCCCGGCTCAAGGAatccaacaagaccacatcatctgcagcAAGCAGACATAGAGTCCTGAGACCACCGAACCAGACACCTTCTgtcacttggctacgccga gatcctcgcgagggtaaagagctggtcctatGTTCTAcggaatctgcattgttcctcctggatccgaggttcaactatcagtcggactctcttcttcAGTACCcacgcatagaccttaccggggaggctgaggggtgtgatccccctatagttggaacacaccttCCGATCTGCcttcttaaaaaggggaacctccagtctgccagtccagaggcactgcccccgatgtccatgcGATATTGCAAAGACGTGTCGGCCAGGACcgcccacaacatccagagccttgagaaACCCGGGGCGaacttcatccacccccgg GGCATCTATTCAGCACCTGTGGGAGTTTATAACATTACCATGGCAACCACCCtcaccttcctcctcctcctcctcctactctcaG GTTTTTCTCCTGCAGATCAAAGCCGTCTCAGGACTTTCCACCTCATTGAGAAGAAGATGATTCAGTCTGAGGCTCGAGCGGCGTGCAGAACAAACTACACTGACCTGGTCACTGTGTACAGTGAGGAAGACAATGCTGCACTCAGTGATCTGACCAAGACCTCGAATGATACACCTTGGATTGGTCTGTACCGCAGTCAGCCCAGAGCTAAATGGTCTAATGGTGATAATGTTACATTCAGTGATCTGAAAGGGGACTGTGGGACAGGGCCCTGCTGTGCTGCTGTGAAGGCTGATGGATCATGGGAGAGCCTTAAGTGCACAGAGAACAGAACTTTCATGTGCTATAAACAAG ATGCTACTGACCTCACCTTCAGCTATAGTTTAGTTCTGGAGAGTCTGACCTGGTACGAagctcagagtcactgcagggAGAACTACACAGATCTGGTCAGCATCAGAGATCAGACCCAAAATGAAGAAGTGAAGAAAGAAGGGAGGTACAGCAGTGGATCATTCTGGATCGGTCTGCTGACGGACGACTGGGAGTGGAGTGATGGAGGACGCTCTGCCTACAGGAACTGGGGGACGTATCAGCCTCGAGcaccatcatcaacatcaaACT CGTACATCCATGTGAGTGCTGAGCCTATGAACTGGGAGAGTGCTCTGGACTACTGTAGTAAAGAGAACAGGAGCAGTGTCCTGCGCATTGAGTCTGACCTGGACCAgaaagaggtggagagagagctCAGGAGGAGGGGTGTCTCTGGGACTCTGTGGCTGGGGCTCGGACAGAGTCGACTCTTTGGGTTCTGGATCTGGACGAATGGGATCTCTGTGGGACCCTTTAGTAACTGGGTCGGTGGGAGAGCACCAGAGGCTCCACTGTCTCAGAACTGTGGGGCAATCGACACAGAGAAAGGCTTTAAATGGCGTGATAGAGACTGCAGGTCAAAATACAGGGTTCTGTGTGAAGAAAATTAA